A single bacterium DNA region contains:
- a CDS encoding PaaI family thioesterase produces MKLEDNHKCFVCGKKNPDGLKIDFKVSDNRIQAEFVPRSSLQGYANIVHGGIISTLLDEAMGKLAFELGINCLTAEINVRFKNPAYVGKKYVLTGELLKKTHRIVFAKAKVQSESDLLIAEATGKLMVV; encoded by the coding sequence ATGAAGCTTGAGGATAATCATAAGTGTTTTGTATGCGGCAAGAAAAATCCAGATGGATTAAAGATTGATTTTAAAGTTTCAGATAATAGGATTCAGGCAGAGTTTGTCCCCCGCAGTTCTCTTCAAGGTTATGCAAACATAGTGCATGGCGGTATTATAAGCACTCTTCTGGATGAGGCAATGGGGAAGCTGGCTTTTGAACTCGGAATTAATTGTCTTACAGCTGAAATCAATGTGAGATTTAAAAATCCGGCTTATGTAGGCAAGAAGTACGTTCTAACAGGCGAACTTCTGAAAAAAACTCATAGGATTGTATTTGCAAAAGCAAAAGTACAGTCTGAGTCAGACTTGCTTATCGCTGAAGCAACAGGCAAGCTTATGGTTGTTTAG
- a CDS encoding nucleotidyl transferase AbiEii/AbiGii toxin family protein, with the protein MEEILKNLVEEKKRQGLSNDIIRNFLKEVLQFYVLDFIFNSSYGKDLAFTGGSALRIGYSLNRLSEDLDLDLEWGKEIDKENLTEDILDYFRKSRRFPKIEASIRGKQKKIYLKFPILYTLGAAKKPESNKLYVKVEIAQNISRYYQTEFIPIAKFNLNFLMRTYSLETLMSSKIIAILKRTFKKGKGDKITFKGRDYYDILWFLQKGIKPDLERLKDVLNTDDMSKIHLMLLEKTEKITPSYLKEDLLPLFEDSRFIENYCQNYKEMIKKHLTVSG; encoded by the coding sequence ATGGAAGAAATTCTTAAAAATTTAGTTGAAGAAAAAAAAAGACAGGGATTGTCTAATGATATTATTCGCAATTTTTTAAAAGAGGTCCTTCAATTTTATGTACTGGATTTTATTTTTAATTCTTCTTACGGCAAAGACTTAGCTTTTACAGGAGGTAGCGCTTTAAGGATTGGTTATAGCCTAAATCGTCTTTCTGAGGACTTGGATTTAGATTTGGAATGGGGAAAGGAAATTGACAAAGAAAATTTGACCGAAGATATTCTTGATTACTTCAGAAAGAGCCGGCGTTTTCCAAAAATAGAAGCCAGTATCCGTGGAAAGCAAAAAAAGATTTACCTGAAGTTTCCTATTCTTTATACGCTTGGAGCAGCCAAAAAGCCTGAGAGCAATAAGCTTTATGTAAAAGTAGAGATTGCTCAAAATATTTCAAGATATTATCAAACCGAGTTTATTCCTATAGCAAAATTTAATCTTAATTTTTTAATGCGAACCTACTCTCTGGAAACCCTCATGTCTTCAAAAATCATTGCTATCCTGAAAAGAACTTTCAAAAAAGGGAAAGGAGATAAAATAACTTTTAAAGGCAGAGATTATTATGACATTCTCTGGTTTCTTCAAAAAGGGATCAAACCTGATTTAGAAAGGTTAAAAGATGTTTTAAATACTGACGATATGAGTAAAATACATCTAATGCTGCTGGAAAAAACCGAAAAAATAACCCCATCCTATCTAAAAGAAGACCTTCTGCCTCTTTTTGAAGACAGCCGTTTTATAGAGAACTACTGCCAAAACTACAAAGAAATGATTAAGAAACATTTAACTGTTTCAGGATAA
- a CDS encoding ABC transporter ATP-binding protein, whose product MDNLLDIQNLKTYFYLGEQVLKAVDDASFSIRPKEIVAIVGESGCGKSTAALSILKLISPQGKIVGGKINFKDTDLLELGNKQLRKIRGNNISMIFQEPLSCLNPTLTIGNQILEAIFTHKSTSKAQAYRDTIDILKTVGLQDQQRIFNTYPHQLSGGMQQRAMIAMALITKPQLLIADEPTTALDVTIQAQILSLLKSLQRKLNMSILLITHDLSIVAQVAQRVIVMYGGEIVEEADVKQVFASPLHPYTEALLKSAPNLKKEKGKLEVIPGSVPNPAEFPTGCRFHPRCREAARICKKVKPGLFEVKKQHSVRCLKR is encoded by the coding sequence ATGGATAACTTATTGGATATTCAAAATCTAAAGACCTATTTTTATCTGGGAGAACAAGTACTTAAAGCTGTTGATGATGCAAGCTTTTCTATTCGGCCCAAAGAGATTGTAGCGATTGTTGGTGAGAGTGGATGCGGCAAGAGTACAGCTGCTCTCTCAATACTAAAGCTCATCTCTCCCCAAGGAAAGATTGTGGGAGGAAAGATAAATTTCAAGGATACAGATCTTCTGGAATTAGGGAATAAGCAGTTGAGAAAAATAAGAGGCAATAATATATCCATGATATTTCAAGAACCTCTCTCATGCCTTAATCCAACTCTCACTATCGGAAATCAAATTCTGGAAGCTATCTTCACACACAAATCTACTTCGAAAGCTCAGGCATACAGAGACACAATTGATATCTTAAAAACGGTTGGTCTGCAGGATCAGCAAAGAATATTTAATACATATCCGCATCAGCTCAGCGGAGGTATGCAGCAGAGAGCAATGATTGCTATGGCTCTAATTACAAAGCCACAGCTCCTGATTGCAGACGAACCAACAACTGCTCTGGATGTTACTATTCAGGCGCAAATACTTTCCCTGCTAAAAAGTCTGCAGAGGAAACTCAATATGTCAATTCTATTAATAACTCACGATTTAAGTATAGTCGCCCAAGTTGCTCAGCGAGTTATAGTAATGTATGGAGGAGAAATTGTAGAAGAGGCAGATGTAAAACAAGTTTTTGCCAGTCCGCTACATCCTTATACAGAAGCTCTTCTAAAGTCTGCGCCAAACTTAAAAAAAGAAAAAGGCAAGCTGGAAGTTATTCCGGGCTCTGTGCCAAATCCAGCAGAATTTCCCACAGGGTGCAGGTTTCATCCAAGATGCAGGGAAGCCGCTAGAATATGCAAGAAAGTCAAACCAGGATTGTTTGAAGTCAAAAAACAACATTCAGTTAGATGTTTGAAGAGGTAA
- the ispH gene encoding 4-hydroxy-3-methylbut-2-enyl diphosphate reductase, with protein MKIEVANHSGFCFGVKRAIKIVEQTLKKEKNIYCMGPIIHNPQVVKNLTARGLKIVKDISIIKEGILVIPAHGLEPALIEEAYKKDLKIIDATCPLVKKAQKYAEQLKKDKYHIVIIGDKNHAETKGIVGFCGTNFQVVENKAEIDIKRLEREKKIGIVSQTTQGIWNLREISLAMLPYSNELRIYNTICETTIRKQNAAKKLAKRSDIMIVIGGYNSANTKRLVEVSKETGVKTYHIETAQDINFIWLKDKEKIGISAGASTSPEIIKNVVSKIRDMHG; from the coding sequence ATGAAAATTGAAGTAGCAAACCATTCTGGATTCTGTTTTGGCGTAAAAAGAGCCATTAAAATAGTTGAACAGACCCTTAAGAAAGAAAAGAATATTTACTGCATGGGCCCAATAATTCATAACCCGCAGGTAGTAAAGAATCTCACGGCTAGAGGGCTAAAAATAGTTAAAGATATCTCAATCATAAAAGAGGGAATTTTAGTCATCCCTGCGCACGGACTTGAACCAGCACTGATTGAAGAAGCCTATAAAAAAGACCTGAAAATTATTGATGCTACATGCCCGTTAGTAAAGAAGGCGCAGAAATATGCTGAACAGCTAAAGAAAGATAAATACCATATCGTCATTATAGGAGATAAAAATCATGCTGAAACAAAAGGCATCGTAGGCTTCTGTGGAACTAACTTTCAGGTTGTTGAGAACAAAGCTGAAATTGATATTAAAAGACTCGAGAGGGAGAAAAAAATCGGTATAGTTTCGCAGACAACTCAGGGTATATGGAACCTTAGAGAAATATCTTTAGCTATGCTTCCCTACTCCAATGAGTTAAGAATATACAATACGATATGTGAAACCACCATAAGAAAACAAAACGCTGCCAAGAAGCTGGCAAAACGCTCTGATATAATGATAGTGATTGGAGGCTATAACAGCGCAAACACAAAACGATTAGTTGAAGTCAGTAAAGAGACAGGTGTAAAAACCTATCACATAGAAACAGCCCAGGATATAAACTTTATATGGCTGAAGGATAAGGAGAAGATTGGAATAAGCGCCGGAGCCTCAACATCACCTGAAATTATAAAAAATGTAGTTAGCAAAATACGAGACATGCATGGATAA